ATGAGGCCACGCAATGATCGGTGGATTGGGAATGCAGGAGCTCCTCATTGTCCTCATCGTCGCCATGTTTCTCTTCGGCGGAAAGAAACTCCCTGAGATCGGCCAGAACCTGGGAAAGGCCATTCGCGGTTTCAAGCAGGGCTCTGAAGGGGAGGAAGAAAAGGCCATTGATGAGGCATCCCGGAACAAAAACGACTCCCCTGAAAGCGAAGAGGCGGAAGTGAA
This Deltaproteobacteria bacterium DNA region includes the following protein-coding sequences:
- a CDS encoding twin-arginine translocase TatA/TatE family subunit, with amino-acid sequence MGGLGMQELLIVLIVAMFLFGGKKLPEIGQNLGKAIRGFKQGSEGEEEKAIDEASRNKNDSPESEEAEVKEEKKEEEEEKKETPPTPTPEEPKEPETDSPEEKI